In the bacterium genome, ATCGGGAATGGAGCGAAGAAGAAGGCCGCAGAATCGTGATGAGGATACGTGAACTCCGTCCCCGGATAGCCGAACAGCGGATCGAGTTCCACCCAGTCAAACGGCGCGGGAAGATCGCGGTCGTAGCGGTCGTAGGCGCGATATCCGTAGCCATCCTCGGGAGTCGGCTCGATGTAGACAATGAAAAGTTCGATGGTAGCATCCGTCGTATCGCCCGCCTGAACCGTGAGCGTCGTGTCCATTTCGATCATGACGGGCGGAGACACGTTGATCCGCAGTTGGACGTGAATGCCGTAGCTGGTCGCGGGCAGATCGGCAATGAAACGGCCCAGTGTGTCGGTAATGAGGGTATCCAACGGCGTGCCGCGAACAACCACTCGCACGCCTTCGATGCCCGATCCGGCTTGTGTCGTCACCGTTCCAGCCAGAACGCCGAAAGACGCCGAAGCGAGCACGGTATTCACCCAGGTGGTGTCGCCCTGCTCAACTTCCACGTCTTCTACCACCACGCGCTGATATCCGAACTTGGTGAATTCGATGTCATAGATTCCTTCCTGCAGACCGAGCAGATATTGGCCGTTCACCGTGGTGAAGGTTTCGGCCGTCCCGCCAATGGGAGCGACGCGCACGTCGGCCAGCGGCTGCGAGTTCTGGTCGGTCACGAGTCCGCCGATGCGGCCGCTGACGTTCGGATCAATGCCGTCCAATACCATAACGCCCGTGTTGGCGGCGTCCAGCCAATCTCGGAGGCGCGTGGACGGACTGCTGCCGTAGTCCCACGACATCGAGAACTTGCCGTACCAGTCGGGGGTCAGGCTGGTGCATGACGCATAGCCACCGTGAAGCTGACCGGTGATGCGGTGATTCTGATCGTACAGCGGCGAGCCCGACGATCCGCCTTCGGTGGTTCCGTCATCCCATTGGACAATTTTCCAGTGGGAGTTGGCAACTCCCGAATTCCCCAGATAGCGGTCGCTCACCGGCGGATTGTCGTCGAAGCTGATCTTCTTGATATCCCCGCGGGGGTGGTGAATGCCGACCGAATTGGTGGCCGCGACGTCCTCGCGCGACCAGCCGGAATAGTATGGATTGTAGGTGAGAGGCACCGGCGACGACAGTTGCAGGAGCGCGAAATCCGAAGCCGCATTGTTGGCACGCAGCGTCGCGTTGGCCACCGTTTGATTGGTGGGACCGTTCTGGTTCGGACAGCCCGGGCTCTCGTAGTTGAACATGAACACCCAACTACTGTGGCTGCCCAGACAGTGATTGGCCGTCAGGAAATACGGCGTGAAATCGTTGTTGGTGTTGTTGACGAGCGAACCCGAGCATAGCCGCGAGCCGCCTGCAGTGAGAATCATGGTCACGCCACGCTTTTGAGTCTGCCACGGTTCTCCTTCGGGACAGTTCACGTTATTGTTGCAGTTGCCGGACTCCCCATAGTCGTCGAGGAGGCGATGACCGTACAGGTCGCGATAAACGTGCACGACCTTGTAGACTGAGAGCGTACCTTGTCCCCGCACTTCTATCGGCTCGAAGTATTCGACGGTAACGGCTTCGCCCGCCACCGGCTGCGTGATGTTGGTGCCGTCCACCCAGTTATTGGCGCTCGTGAATGCGCCGATCAGGTGGCTGCGATCATCGTTGTAGAGAAAAAGCTCAGCGCCCTCGGGCAGGAACCAGTGGTTGTAGAGCAGGCCGATCGAATACGCGCCGCGCGAAACGATCCGCAACCGCCATACCCGCCCGCCGTCAGGAAGGGGGGTCCATTCTCCGGAGTTTTCGAGCGTGTACAAGACGTCCATCGGAACTCCGATCCGCAGCGGCTCGTCCTTTCCGGCCAGTGCGTCTTCCGCCCGATAGGCCTCCACGTCTACATAGGGCATGACCACGGTGGGAGCCACAGAAACCAAGCTCATCGAAAAACTCGGCGGCGTTCCCCCGGCGCTGATTTGCGCGAAAATGTTTGGCACAGCGGCAAATAAAAGCGCCGCACCCAGACAGGTAAAGATCACTGCACGGAATCGCCCTCCGGAGCAATCCGTTTCTCTGCATTCCATCCGTCTCCAGCCTCCTTACTACATGTCTATTCAGGGAATAGGGTGATATCGCGGAACCCCAAAAGGCTCCATTTTATTCCCTTGCATAACCAAATAATATACTTCCTCTGCCTGTCAAAAGCAAGGAAAACACAACTGGGCGTGCAAGACTCCAATAGTATCTGCGCTCCGCTATGCAGCTTATGCGCGACCCTTTTGAATTTCCACGAATAGCGATACATTCCAATAATCTCTTGAGTCTCTCAAACCTATCCGCTATCTTAGACCGACACATTTCCTATCGCGTATCCCTTTTCCAAGATTCACCTCACCCGTGCCGAATCGCCGCCACATCATCTATTTAACGGTCATCCTGATTCTCGCCGCGGGAGTCCGATTGTGGGGGCTGGCGGACGAAAGCCTGTGGGTGGATGAAGGCTTCACGGCCGATCGCGCTTCCTCATCGTTGTTGGCTCTCATGGCCGAGCTCACGGTTGAAACGCAAGGCGTGGCTTACTATCTGGCCGAGTGGGTCTGGTGCCACGTGTTCGGCACGTCCGAGTTTGCGCTTCGTTTTCCCTCAGTGGTGTACGGAACGCTCGCCGTCTTCGCTCTCTATCTGCTCGGAGGCCGGTTGTTCTCGCCGACGGCAGGGCTTCTGAGCGCACTGCTGCTTGCGCTGAATCCGTTTGCGCTTTTCTACTCGCAGGATGCGCGGCCCTACGCGCTCTTCCTGTTTTCGGCGATTGCCTCGCTCTATTTCTTCCTTCTTTTTCTTGAGCTCTGGACAAAGGGCCGCCTCTGGGGGTATTTGATCTTCACGGTGCTGACGCTGTACACACACGCCTTCGGGCCGCTGATTCTTGTGGTTCACGTTTGTGCATGGTGGCTTCTGCGCCGCGATGCGAGGTTCCCGGTCGCGCAATCGCATCCGCGCTCGGTCGTGAAACTCATCGCCGTCTCGGCAGCGCTCTACCTTCCGCAGCTTCTCATTCTGTCTCGCTCGATTGTCGAAAAACTGATGGGCACGGGCCGCGCATCGTGGATAGAAACGCCCTCCCTCACGGCTCCGTTCGATACCTTCAAGGCGTACTTCATGGCCCCCGAGCTCGCGTGGGCGACGGGACTTATCATCCTCCTGGGACTGGCGGTGGGCCGGCGTCGGCAGCCGTCGTCGGGTCGCTCCCTCGGAATCCTGTTGGCGGTAATGGTGATGTTCATCATTTTCCCGTGGCTGGTTTCGCGATACATCACGCCCGTCTACGTGGATCGCTACACGATTCCCGCTCTCCTGGCCGTGTTGCTGGCTCTGGGCTGGGCGCTCTCGGTTTTCTCGTTGCGGTGGCGCGCCATCGCGTTCGCCGTTGTTCTCGTTCTCACCGCCCTTGTGCTCCGGCACTACTACACCGGCCTCGACAAGGACCCATGGCGACAGGCGGCGGAGACGGTGGAGCTGCGAGCACGATCCGGTGACAAGATCGTGATCATCAAATCATACGTCAAGGAGGCTTTCACCTACTACTACCAACCGCCTCATGAAGTCAAGATACTCGCACCGTGGCAGGGCGAGCTGGTTCCCCGCGAATTCGACGAACCGGGCCGGGTAATTCTGGTTTGGTCGTACGTCGGCAAGCGAACGGCGCGAGTGGACTC is a window encoding:
- a CDS encoding carboxypeptidase regulatory-like domain-containing protein gives rise to the protein MSLVSVAPTVVMPYVDVEAYRAEDALAGKDEPLRIGVPMDVLYTLENSGEWTPLPDGGRVWRLRIVSRGAYSIGLLYNHWFLPEGAELFLYNDDRSHLIGAFTSANNWVDGTNITQPVAGEAVTVEYFEPIEVRGQGTLSVYKVVHVYRDLYGHRLLDDYGESGNCNNNVNCPEGEPWQTQKRGVTMILTAGGSRLCSGSLVNNTNNDFTPYFLTANHCLGSHSSWVFMFNYESPGCPNQNGPTNQTVANATLRANNAASDFALLQLSSPVPLTYNPYYSGWSREDVAATNSVGIHHPRGDIKKISFDDNPPVSDRYLGNSGVANSHWKIVQWDDGTTEGGSSGSPLYDQNHRITGQLHGGYASCTSLTPDWYGKFSMSWDYGSSPSTRLRDWLDAANTGVMVLDGIDPNVSGRIGGLVTDQNSQPLADVRVAPIGGTAETFTTVNGQYLLGLQEGIYDIEFTKFGYQRVVVEDVEVEQGDTTWVNTVLASASFGVLAGTVTTQAGSGIEGVRVVVRGTPLDTLITDTLGRFIADLPATSYGIHVQLRINVSPPVMIEMDTTLTVQAGDTTDATIELFIVYIEPTPEDGYGYRAYDRYDRDLPAPFDWVELDPLFGYPGTEFTYPHHDSAAFFFAPFPITFYGQDYDSLTVNANGWMLPGHHRDAGSINRPIPYNGMDPPGIIAPYWADLRLGLGEQQFMWFDSAGGRWIFEFINQRRVSPSSHFLNWEVHLLDPAYHPTLSGDCEFIFMYGQVGYLLSTTVGIEDPTEQMGIQVLYNGTLNPTSWPIEYGSAIRFTTGHPTSTGTVQGSLTLHPPAENAAGTVKIAGVNIVTEQNGDFQSSNVPACRASALLFLAGYEHTRVSHIRVLANSTTEIEIEAWRLDPPRDLSASQSNGMVTLHWRVPGSVESESNPDVRYTVYRDGEPVSERLSDTTFTDEPQQHNETVIYTVTAHYRFGDSELSEELDVLIDLAAEENLPALPTQFALRPNYPNPFNPSTVVAFDVPRATHITLRVFDIMGREVTVLASREISAGFHSVTWKADGLPTGVYLAVMETAGHRFVQKMMLLK
- a CDS encoding glycosyltransferase family 39 protein — its product is MPNRRHIIYLTVILILAAGVRLWGLADESLWVDEGFTADRASSSLLALMAELTVETQGVAYYLAEWVWCHVFGTSEFALRFPSVVYGTLAVFALYLLGGRLFSPTAGLLSALLLALNPFALFYSQDARPYALFLFSAIASLYFFLLFLELWTKGRLWGYLIFTVLTLYTHAFGPLILVVHVCAWWLLRRDARFPVAQSHPRSVVKLIAVSAALYLPQLLILSRSIVEKLMGTGRASWIETPSLTAPFDTFKAYFMAPELAWATGLIILLGLAVGRRRQPSSGRSLGILLAVMVMFIIFPWLVSRYITPVYVDRYTIPALLAVLLALGWALSVFSLRWRAIAFAVVLVLTALVLRHYYTGLDKDPWRQAAETVELRARSGDKIVIIKSYVKEAFTYYYQPPHEVKILAPWQGELVPREFDEPGRVILVWSYVGKRTARVDSLMARVEHGRRAVESVRVAEREKRNPYALWLPDITVTVYEPDPAGNHKNP